From Colias croceus chromosome Z, ilColCroc2.1:
tatttaattttttattttattttataaaaaattatgagcagttttgatctacaatatgattatattgatattttcacatggcatactggtaatgaataatatacaaatataggtatgtgttaataataatatgtattacctgtataaaagtaatatgtataattgtatattatacatgtaagtatgtacctacataatattaagtggatatctcattattaagtacagtattgtccatttatgtaatgtgactaatgatattgaggacaaaataaaaaataagcagtatcaagatcgttcagtccattttccctagggttgcacactccaaattttgatttccctaattgccatcagattctggtttacctatactaagtacgtcttttcatattattatatttaaataaaaaacggaatagaatagtataaatctatatttacaaaacaaacagaaaatatgcattattttatcttggaactgccgttCGTTgaggtttgatgtatcggtggcctttgttagactgattattgctgttcggcatccagttaactcgtcacgttgcatttattatccatttctcttttaaattaggctctttcgaaaatctataaataaataggacaaatgaaagctaaggaaaaatagaataaaatttaatatttataatgtttgtcttttctaaagtatcgatactgtcgatatgcgccacatgcatcactaatccaacattcgtttgtttattgcaataatattccagaaagtcttgtttgctgttcaatctatattagtacttatttcttatggattaaggttcattttgacttaatattttttataaatttttgacaaattatgaCGAGCGAAGTTGtaacgtaaaatatatttaaaataaattaaaataagacttaccgatggtatgaaatgcctcgattgctgatattattgtgTCTGCTATCAGTTTTGGTCTCTAATACAAAACAACACGTccttattaatgaataaatatggaaaaaaggtttgacagctgacaaccgactcgaatatttttctgcgcacaactgagagcgagttaggtgatcttaccttactagtgacacgtgggccacgcccacatcgcacttctattatgttcttactgttctgtgataataacattataaaaatgtcaaaaggcTCTTATGAAAACTCAGATGAGACTTTCATTCAAGCCtttggtttttaattttatgaaaattagtacttttcacataaataatgttagatttttagggctccgaacctcaaaaggaaaaaacagaacccttataggatcactttgttgtccgttTGTCTGTTAAGACGTTTTTTGAAGCGCATGGAGgtatcaatttgaaatttatattgaattctCAAGATTAAGAACCCTTGGGgctgtaaaaaaatcaaacttataacgcaacgcaattaaaagatacctacatCCGTTAATACTGCAaatttccttaaaattaaatattcgcaagggaataaaaaaatacacaggaTGCTTGCCGTGTATACAGTCttaaaatatggtaaaaagcaacgtcttataacacaGATACAGGAAAAATAGCTAAAagtgtaaattttaagttacaaacataataaaaaataggtttgttaggagtccaactcgcacttttttttcatttttcattttcatttcattacttgaaatattaagtaaaactaaGTCAAAGTAGTAAGTTAAGTAAGAGAGTAAGAAAATTCACGTTGCGTTAAATGTCAGAAGgctgttttaaaaattgagacattattttttcccagtatcacaatatattattaattatcattttaaaatgaaactaagtgattttaatacttaaaagaCATGTGCCATTATTAAAACTGAGAGATTTGTagtaattttcattgaatttctttaagaatattacaaaattgtgttttttatcaGTACTATGTTAGCCTTGTCAGTCCCCTGGAGGCCAAAtccagaaaatttaaaatatctcacaatctacttaaaaaagtggctggcccgatttggaacaatatattcattagaTTAGCTATCATATACACCCTAGTTTGTAATAatctgatataaaaatatagtaaacaaaatatccttaaaagttaccccatttttgtataatcacccatatacaactttccgacatcatccatTGGGGCCTTAacggccggccagtcgagtagactAGTCGTGAATTCTCtctttttcgatggaggaattcgaccttccttcctccacacctccgcccgtcggagtggagagcgtgaggtttttcgttacggaatttctcgattcggtccccgcgctcaaggcccgcgatataattactttaaaccttattttaatagagATACGATTGACTTACCTAAATTTGAAAGGTAGAGACTggtttagttttacaattcaaaattggCGCCATTGTTATCTCAATTTTGGCGGGGAGTGGACTTACCAgagtttgatatgtatcgactcatttataattattaggaGGAACATAAAttgactaggttgccagtcaaaatttgacTGCAACTGGATAGATAGTACTATCAAATTGTGACCTTTGACCCCGAATAACTTTTGTTGCATACATGGGATCAATAAGGtctttataaactttatttgttactagctttccatccacggcttcacccgcgttttcaaagaaaaacccgttcccatAGGATCTCCGGGATAcaacctatgtcctttctcgggtatcaaaatatctctagaccaaatttcatgcaaatttgttcaatagttaaggcgtgattgagtaacagacagacagacaaagttactttcgcatttataatattaatatatatagtaCGGATGGTTCACTCCAGCTCCCCATCAAAATTTGTCTCTGTcgaaattgttataaataatatttaaaaaaaaaaattttttttggcATTTGGAAACATTGAATAAAACACTAGAGCcgaatgaattattatattgaaactaTTTTGGTATATATGCCTTTTCTATTTTAACATCGTCTACTGGTGAATCATTTTTGTCACATTCTACTAGTCCAATTCTCTTAACAACAGACATACCACTTTGAACTCGACCAAAAATGGTATGTTTCCCATCCAGCCACTGTGTTGGGgctaaagtaataaaaaactgAGAACCATTTGTATTGGGTCCTGCATTGGCCATAGACAAGATTCCAGCTCCTGTGTGCTTTAAATCAGGAGTTATTTCATCATTAAACTGCGGTCCATAAATTGATTGCCCACCCTTCCCTGTACCTGTGGGATCACCTCCTTGTATCATAAAATCTCTTATTAttctatgaaattttgtattattgtaataaccTCTTCTTACTAATTCCATAAAATTTCTACAAGTCAATGGTGTGTGTTTCCAGTacatttctaaaataatagTCCCCATTCtgaaagtaaattattatttttattttaaagctaGCTGCAGCCCCATTTTTTGTAAGTCTTTGATTAATAGATAGTTACTATTATAATCTCAGTGGACAGAGATATAacaaactttaaataataattaatatctgttCAGCCATTATTGcctaataaaaatgattataagTGGTGTTTAGAAGTGGTAAGGAACACAacattcttttaaatattttgcacCTATATTCTTTTTCGTTAAAAGTAAATCTActgttatataaaataaaaatattttttagaattaAGAATGTCTGgttttaatatgtatgaaaGTTATAGATTGATAAATACTCACGTTGTCTCTAAAATAGCGACTGGTGGTTGCCAAGATTTGTCTGGTATTCCTGCGTTAGTATACCCAAGCATGATTATTAGGTAACGAGctatgatattaattaataatattgaaagataatatattcgctCCCCTAAACCACAAATCTgagtacctaggtattatgttctcgtaaaattatttatcatagaaaaaaacaatatgaattatattaaatacatttacatCCTATTTTGAAGAGGCGTCTTTATTACATAGAGGTATATTTCACAGATTAAGTATTAgttgtaaatttaataaattgtttacaattaAGCACGCAAATGCACGTTTTACACCACTTTGCAGTTTACACCACAGAGCCGCCATTTGGCCGCCATTatacatccttcctctatgAGCCGCCAGGCAGTGTTGCCAACCCcaattttagaaaattagTAGATTATGTGCCAAATGTTGGTAGAAGTTGGTAGAATGTAAAATGCAAAATTGGTAGATCTACCACCTCAATTTAGAAGATTTTTTGAGATTAAAAATGCATGAACTGttcttaaaatgtttatttttttttaattgtacatatttttattaaaaagttttaaatgttCTGCACTAGGCTGCCCATTGTTTGCTATAAATCTTTTAGAACGCAACAATCCCTCTAGAGTCTTCgtgcaaattttatttctttgggAGGTTTTCATGTTATTAATTGCAGAAAACAATCTCTCAACGTTTGCACTACTATGTGGAAGTGCGAGTAATTTTCTCACGAATTCACATAGCAGTGGAAACATTGGAGACTGGTCTCCTTTTTTAATGGATGAAACATGCTTCCAGAATTCTTCGGGTGAAGGTGTAggatctaattttttttctgggaaattaaatgttatgttTCTTAATAATCTCCACTCTCTGTCCAATTCGGTCATGTTTTCTGGGCAAAggcctaaaaataaaaatgtattgtaaataaaaaaatattccagaGTGgacaacattaataattacataattattatgtttaacttGCCTGGAAATTGAACTCCTAAATGAGCAATAGTAGTGACTGCTTGTTTTTCAATTATATGTTTAGGATTCAAAAATTTAAGACATTTTAAtctttgtttttcattaaaacaaaaacgctgctttatttgttttacactttctatataaaaaagaatacaTTTCTCTTTAAACTGTACTATTTCCATTTGAGTCATTTTAGCCACAAAATCTTGTTTCAATAACAGGGAAATAACATTACCACCAAGGTATATTTCTTCTATTGGTACATGgttgtgtttattttcatattctaaattcaatattttgttCTCTAAGTCCAAGTTAAGATCCTTGCTTCTGTTTTTTTCATCTTCAGTCAGCTGCAGTAATTCtggtttaataaaacattccaAGATAGTTTTGTATGTTGTAAAAATCCGTTCATATAACAAGTAAAGTTTAGGACTTTCTGATTGCATTTCTTTATTGATGTCATGGAAATAGGGCAAGACATAATCcaaaaaatttaagtataGCTCTGTTGAAGGATCCATCGCCTTCACATGGATGGTCTGAGCTGCAAGTAGCCTGTCATTCAAAACAGCATTTTGGAAGTATAACTTTAAAGCTGGAAGCTGTTCTAAAAGCCGTTTGACCACAGGAAGTAAAGACAGCCACCTTGTTTGAGCTGGGTGTAGAAGTTTGTGGGGTTTTATTTCCAAAAAAGATTGGAATTCTTTATAGTCACCCAGACGTTTTGGGCTATTTTGGATATAATTGTACACATCTCTTGTAAAATCCTCTACACCCCTCGGAAGACTTTTGCAGGCATAAGAAGCACACAAATGAAAAGAGTGGCAAATGCACTTCATCATGAATAAATGAGGGATCTCATTTGCAAATAGGGTGGACAATGAATGGTGTGAGCCAAACAT
This genomic window contains:
- the LOC123705157 gene encoding peptidyl-prolyl cis-trans isomerase-like 1; this translates as MLGYTNAGIPDKSWQPPVAILETTMGTIILEMYWKHTPLTCRNFMELVRRGYYNNTKFHRIIRDFMIQGGDPTGTGKGGQSIYGPQFNDEITPDLKHTGAGILSMANAGPNTNGSQFFITLAPTQWLDGKHTIFGRVQSGMSVVKRIGLVECDKNDSPVDDVKIEKAYIPK
- the LOC123705479 gene encoding uncharacterized protein LOC123705479 yields the protein MWVLNRECYSFHLPVSDHHQVRHAPLDLIKPRSFEYSEIKGEYPSQQHRKVQRDSPICTADLLGKTPLNGDLKKLIQNVCSDSEIAKEITFEKTKAQAIVSNVTGKLSHSELVKTLQTEKFSLIVDESTDKSTTKHLALIARTAVDFNVEDNFLCLIPIVDGTASALHNECKEYFDNENIPYKENMIGFAADGANTMFGSHHSLSTLFANEIPHLFMMKCICHSFHLCASYACKSLPRGVEDFTRDVYNYIQNSPKRLGDYKEFQSFLEIKPHKLLHPAQTRWLSLLPVVKRLLEQLPALKLYFQNAVLNDRLLAAQTIHVKAMDPSTELYLNFLDYVLPYFHDINKEMQSESPKLYLLYERIFTTYKTILECFIKPELLQLTEDEKNRSKDLNLDLENKILNLEYENKHNHVPIEEIYLGGNVISLLLKQDFVAKMTQMEIVQFKEKCILFYIESVKQIKQRFCFNEKQRLKCLKFLNPKHIIEKQAVTTIAHLGVQFPGLCPENMTELDREWRLLRNITFNFPEKKLDPTPSPEEFWKHVSSIKKGDQSPMFPLLCEFVRKLLALPHSSANVERLFSAINNMKTSQRNKICTKTLEGLLRSKRFIANNGQPSAEHLKLFNKNMYN